One stretch of Excalfactoria chinensis isolate bCotChi1 chromosome 2, bCotChi1.hap2, whole genome shotgun sequence DNA includes these proteins:
- the ACAA1 gene encoding 3-ketoacyl-CoA thiolase, peroxisomal, with the protein MAAAQPGSGAVRRVRAVLGHLSGPGAGAVRAVPCGSRASSPEDVVVVHGRRTAIGRAKRGGFKDTTPDELLSAVMAAVLQDVHLRPEALGDICVGNVLQPGAGALIARVAQFLSGIPETVPCSSVNRQCSSGLQAIINIAGGIRNGSYDIGMACGVETMSLRSGNNPGDISSSMMENSKARDCLIPMGITSENVAEKFGISRKKQDAFALASQQKAAKAQQMGLFKAEIVPVKTTVLDNEGNQKTITVHQDEGVRPSTTLEGLAKLKPAFKENGSTTAGNASQVSDGAAAVLLAKRSKAMQLGLPILGVLRSFAVVGVPPDVMGIGPAYAIPVAVQKAGLTLNDIDIYEINEAFASQAVYCVEKLGIPMEKVNPMGGAIALGHPLGCTGTRQVVTLLNELKRRGKRAYGVVSMCIGTGMGAAAVFEYPGN; encoded by the exons ATGGCGGCGGCGCAGCCGGGCAGCGGGGCGGTGCGGCGGGTGCGGGCCGTGCTGGGGCACCTGTCGGGGCCGGGTGCGGGCGCTGTGAGGGCCGTCCCGTGCGGGAGTCGTGCCTCCAGCCCCGAGGATGTGGTGGTGGTGCACGGGCGGAGGACGGCCATCGGCCGGGCCAAGCGAGGAGGCTTCAAG GATACCACACCCGACGAGCTGCTGTCTGCCGTCATGGCAGCTGTCCTGCAGGACGTCCACCTGCGGCCTGAGGCGCTGGGAGATATCTGTGTTG GAAACGTGCTGCAACCGGGAGCTGGCGCTTTGATTGCGAGAGTTGCACAGTTCCTAAG TGGTATCCCAGAGACGGTGCCGTGCTCCAGTGTGAACCGGCAGTGCTCCTCTGGATTACAGGCCATTATCAATATAGCTG GTGGCATCCGAAATGGGTCATATGACATTGGCATGGCCTGTGG TGTGGAAACAATGTCTCTCAGAAGTGGAAATAATCCCGGGGATATCAGCTCCAGCATGATGGAGAACAGCAAAGCTCGTGATTGCCTTATTCCTATGGG AATAACCTCAGAAAATGTGGCAGAGAAGTTTGGGATTTCCCGAAAGAAGCAGGATGCCTTTGCCTTGGCTTCCCAGCAGAA aGCAGCAAAAGCCCAGCAGATGGGACTGTTTAAGGCTGAGATTGTTCCAGTGAAGACCACTGTTCTAGATAACGAGGGCAACCAAAAGACAATCACTGTGCACCAAGATGAAGGGGTCAGGCCCTCTACGACCCTGGAAGGTTTGGCAAAGCTGAAGCCTGCCTTCAAGGAGAATGGCAGTACTACAGCAG GTAACGCCAGCCAGGTCAGCGATGGAGCAGCTGCCGTCCTGCTGGCAAAGCGCTCCAAAGCCATGCAGCTGGGACTGCCCATCCTGGGAGTGCTCAGATCCTTTGCTGTTGTTGGAGTCCCCCCCGACGTGATGGGCATAGGGCCGGCCTACGCCATCCCTGTTGCTGTGCAGAAGGCGG GTCTGACTCTGAATGACATTGATATATATGAAATTAATGAAGCCTTTGCAAGCCAG GCTGTGTACTGCGTTGAGAAGCTGGGCATTCCCATGGAGAAGGTCAACCCCATGGGAGGAGCAATAGCACTGGGGCACCCACTGGGCTGCACTGGCACTCGTCAAGTTGTCACTTTGCTCAACGAATTGAAGCGTAGAGGGAAAAG agcaTATGGTGTTGTATCAATGTGCATTGGAACTGGcatgggagctgcagcagtaTTTGAGTATCCAGGGAACTGA